One genomic window of Nitrospinaceae bacterium includes the following:
- a CDS encoding MarR family transcriptional regulator yields the protein MVSSDSEKLQAPAKTNLTRSLDEDARYALMRNGSRLFKEADPFYRSLGLTGLQYNVLRVLEAVEEELPQQEIARRVLASRANITSLIDQLEEKGLVERHTGDDRRVKRIRITQKALDMLERTYDEILAISAGLMKNLSSEEKKELLRLVEKLEA from the coding sequence ATGGTCTCTTCGGACTCAGAAAAATTACAAGCCCCGGCAAAAACGAATCTCACGCGAAGTCTCGATGAAGATGCACGCTACGCCCTGATGCGAAACGGCTCGCGCCTTTTCAAGGAGGCCGACCCGTTTTATCGCTCGCTGGGTCTCACTGGTCTTCAGTACAACGTTCTTCGTGTGCTGGAGGCTGTCGAGGAGGAACTTCCCCAGCAGGAAATTGCGCGGCGTGTTCTTGCCAGTCGTGCCAACATCACGAGCCTGATCGATCAACTCGAAGAAAAGGGTTTGGTCGAGCGGCACACTGGTGACGACAGGCGGGTCAAGCGGATTCGGATAACGCAAAAGGCGCTGGATATGCTTGAGCGCACCTATGACGAAATTCTTGCTATAAGCGCCGGGCTCATGAAAAATCTTTCCAGCGAAGAGAAAAAAGAGCTTCTTCGTCTGGTGGAAAAACTCGAAGCGTAG
- a CDS encoding selenoprotein B glycine/betaine/sarcosine/D-proline reductase, with product MVRMENLSEPEVIGLTNFPLPSFEGSPWAGGPPLSQRRVAIVSTAGLQRLEDNTFTRQSGDYRVLPKELAASDIFMSHLSTNFDRTGFQQDVNIVFPIDRLKELEGEGAIGSVADFHYSFMGAIAPEQMESSARRVAGLLKDDGVDAVLLCPV from the coding sequence ATGGTTCGAATGGAAAATCTCTCGGAACCCGAGGTTATCGGGCTCACCAATTTCCCCCTGCCAAGTTTCGAGGGAAGCCCGTGGGCGGGCGGCCCACCCTTGAGCCAAAGGCGCGTCGCCATCGTCTCAACGGCCGGGCTGCAGCGCTTGGAGGATAATACCTTCACCCGGCAATCCGGCGATTACCGGGTTCTACCGAAGGAGCTGGCCGCCTCCGATATTTTCATGAGTCATCTGTCCACGAATTTCGACCGGACGGGATTTCAGCAAGATGTAAATATTGTATTTCCGATTGACCGCCTCAAGGAGCTTGAGGGCGAGGGCGCCATCGGCTCAGTGGCAGATTTCCACTACTCGTTCATGGGTGCCATAGCGCCGGAGCAGATGGAATCCTCGGCCCGACGGGTGGCGGGTTTGTTGAAAGATGACGGCGTGGATGCTGTTCTGCTCTGTCCCGTCTGA
- a CDS encoding aminotransferase class III-fold pyridoxal phosphate-dependent enzyme produces the protein MNSETAAAVDIQELCELDKAHVWHPFLNHNTLDENPLGVIVKGDGCSIWDGEGREYLDAMAGLWCVNIGYGRKEVAEAAYQQLLELPYYPLSSITPPAAKLASKLAEILPGDLERIWFVNSGSEAVDTAIKIARSWGRSQGGRYKIIARYQGYHGGTIGGASLTGQTSRRAPFEPLLPGVIHLQAPYFYRSAYSSEFELAERLAADLDAVIRYQGPDTVAAFIAEPIIGGGGVIPPPADYLKLMREVCTRYGVLMIIDEVITGFGRTGELFASDLYGIKPDIMTMAKGLSSGYLPIGATAVTDEVFQVLNGEGEAGFQQINTYGGHPASCAAALKNLEIMLGENLPQNAREVGKGLGEALGHLKDIPCVGDVRGVGLIWGVELIDENGDPLPTESTAKVLSFVKDEGVLIGKNAGIADGPSNTLTISPPLILTEEQGAKIVSALDTALKKFQAEG, from the coding sequence ATGAATTCAGAAACCGCGGCAGCGGTTGATATTCAAGAACTTTGTGAACTCGATAAGGCACATGTCTGGCACCCGTTTCTCAATCACAACACTCTGGACGAGAATCCGCTCGGCGTAATCGTCAAGGGAGATGGCTGCTCGATTTGGGACGGAGAGGGGCGAGAATACCTCGACGCCATGGCCGGCCTGTGGTGCGTGAACATCGGCTACGGCAGAAAAGAGGTTGCCGAGGCGGCTTATCAACAACTGCTTGAGCTTCCCTACTACCCGCTCTCCTCGATAACCCCGCCCGCAGCGAAGCTAGCCTCAAAGCTTGCTGAAATCCTGCCCGGTGATCTTGAGCGCATCTGGTTCGTGAACTCTGGCTCGGAGGCAGTGGACACAGCGATCAAGATTGCCCGCTCGTGGGGGCGCAGCCAGGGTGGCCGCTATAAAATCATCGCCCGCTATCAGGGTTATCACGGCGGGACAATTGGCGGCGCGAGCCTCACCGGGCAGACAAGCCGCCGCGCGCCGTTTGAGCCTCTTTTGCCGGGCGTCATTCATCTTCAGGCCCCCTATTTCTATCGAAGCGCCTATTCGAGCGAGTTTGAACTGGCCGAGCGACTTGCGGCCGATTTGGACGCCGTGATTCGCTACCAGGGGCCCGACACGGTGGCCGCTTTCATCGCCGAGCCCATCATTGGCGGCGGCGGCGTAATCCCGCCACCGGCGGACTATCTCAAGCTGATGCGTGAGGTGTGCACCCGCTACGGCGTGCTCATGATCATCGATGAGGTGATCACCGGGTTCGGACGCACGGGAGAGCTATTCGCCTCGGACCTTTACGGCATCAAGCCCGACATCATGACGATGGCTAAGGGACTGAGCAGTGGCTATCTGCCCATCGGGGCAACGGCGGTGACGGATGAAGTGTTCCAGGTATTAAATGGCGAGGGCGAGGCAGGTTTTCAGCAGATCAACACCTATGGCGGCCATCCCGCCTCCTGCGCCGCTGCACTCAAAAACCTCGAAATCATGCTGGGAGAGAATTTGCCCCAGAACGCCCGCGAGGTCGGCAAAGGTCTTGGCGAGGCGCTGGGCCATCTCAAAGACATTCCCTGTGTGGGTGATGTCCGAGGAGTTGGGCTTATTTGGGGTGTAGAGCTAATAGATGAAAACGGTGATCCGCTCCCGACAGAGTCAACCGCGAAAGTTCTTTCCTTTGTGAAGGACGAGGGTGTTCTCATCGGCAAGAACGCCGGCATCGCCGACGGGCCCTCGAACACACTTACCATTTCCCCGCCGTTGATCCTGACCGAGGAGCAGGGGGCAAAGATCGTCTCAGCCCTCGATACGGCGCTCAAAAAATTTCAGGCCGAGGGGTAA
- a CDS encoding fumarylacetoacetate hydrolase family protein → MRICTFSLGGEARVGVLFGEQIADLTLAFALSFKDLDAEEALEAAEEIVADTCEELLSDLESTRLITDAALKALGALKRKKQPFVFDGFPVVFDPDNVEVLPPVSEVTLFCMARNYVAHAAEMAKQKIDDFKEELPLYCFLKPATSISGPFDPVVVPRSMKRLDYELELGIVIGMGGKNIPVDKAMDHVGGYTLINDMSDRGNLALGDKRFIDWYAMKAPDGFAPTGPYILLSDKKVDPHKLRLKLWVNGELRQNASTGDMIWKVDEQIAYLSTVATLRPGDIIATGSPAGNAASWGKFLEPGDVLEGEISKIGRQKYVIQAGKVVYTIL, encoded by the coding sequence ATGCGAATTTGTACGTTCAGCCTGGGGGGCGAGGCCCGTGTGGGTGTTTTGTTTGGCGAGCAGATTGCCGATTTGACTCTAGCCTTTGCGCTCTCATTCAAAGATCTTGATGCCGAGGAGGCGCTTGAGGCCGCCGAGGAAATTGTGGCGGATACATGCGAGGAGCTTCTTAGTGATCTTGAATCCACCCGCCTTATCACCGATGCCGCCCTCAAGGCGCTGGGCGCGCTCAAACGCAAAAAACAGCCCTTCGTTTTCGATGGTTTTCCCGTCGTATTCGATCCGGATAACGTCGAGGTGCTTCCACCGGTATCGGAGGTGACGTTGTTTTGCATGGCACGCAACTATGTTGCACACGCCGCCGAAATGGCTAAGCAAAAAATTGACGATTTCAAAGAAGAGCTTCCGCTGTACTGTTTCCTCAAGCCCGCGACGTCAATCAGCGGCCCCTTTGACCCTGTTGTCGTTCCGCGCTCTATGAAAAGGCTCGACTACGAACTTGAGCTTGGCATCGTCATTGGAATGGGTGGAAAAAATATCCCGGTCGATAAGGCGATGGACCACGTTGGCGGGTACACGCTCATCAATGACATGAGCGACCGGGGCAACCTCGCCCTAGGTGACAAGCGGTTCATCGACTGGTATGCGATGAAGGCGCCCGACGGTTTTGCGCCGACCGGGCCGTATATCCTTCTTTCTGATAAAAAAGTGGACCCACATAAGTTGAGATTGAAGCTCTGGGTAAACGGCGAGCTTCGCCAGAATGCCTCGACGGGCGATATGATATGGAAGGTGGATGAGCAGATTGCCTACCTATCAACGGTGGCGACGCTCCGGCCGGGTGATATCATCGCGACGGGCTCGCCTGCGGGCAATGCCGCTTCGTGGGGTAAGTTCCTTGAGCCTGGCGATGTCCTTGAGGGCGAGATTTCGAAAATCGGCCGCCAGAAATATGTGATACAGGCGGGAAAAGTTGTCTACACGATTCTTTAA
- a CDS encoding alpha/beta hydrolase, translating into MPTLSLHSLGKIDIYYEEEGSGEPLVLVGGFTATVEVWGKLRPLLAGKYRVIMPDNRGSGRTRIEDDDGDRAPKRFAQDVLSLINALGLEQVHLMGSSMGGMIVQEFGVQYPERLKSLIVSSSHFGGGEKIDSPPGVRETRKRGGVPGATKEERIEALETIFHTETIRTRPEVVEFYDQNKQAFPHSAEELEARTEGMAAFDLSGKVGAIEVPTLVISGSHDYLVPTENSHLLAERIPNAELAIIENTGHHFYSERPEASAEVILEFLSRL; encoded by the coding sequence GTGCCAACGCTGAGCCTACATAGCCTGGGCAAGATCGATATTTATTATGAGGAGGAAGGTAGCGGCGAGCCGCTGGTACTGGTAGGCGGGTTTACGGCGACAGTCGAGGTTTGGGGTAAACTAAGGCCGCTTCTCGCGGGAAAGTACCGGGTTATCATGCCCGACAACCGTGGCAGCGGGCGCACCCGAATTGAGGATGACGACGGTGATCGCGCCCCAAAGCGTTTTGCTCAAGATGTTTTATCGCTGATTAATGCCCTCGGCCTTGAGCAGGTTCATCTTATGGGATCCTCGATGGGCGGGATGATTGTTCAGGAATTTGGCGTTCAGTACCCTGAGCGGCTCAAGAGCTTGATCGTCTCATCGTCCCATTTTGGGGGCGGCGAGAAAATTGATTCGCCTCCTGGGGTGCGCGAGACCCGCAAGCGTGGTGGGGTGCCCGGCGCCACTAAGGAGGAGCGTATAGAGGCGCTTGAGACGATTTTTCACACCGAGACCATCCGGACAAGGCCCGAGGTTGTCGAGTTTTACGACCAGAACAAGCAGGCGTTTCCGCACAGCGCCGAGGAGCTTGAGGCCAGAACCGAAGGGATGGCGGCGTTCGATCTTTCTGGCAAGGTGGGTGCTATCGAGGTGCCGACGCTGGTTATTTCAGGGTCACACGATTATCTGGTGCCCACGGAGAATTCGCACCTCCTGGCCGAGCGAATTCCGAATGCCGAGCTTGCGATTATCGAGAATACGGGACATCATTTTTACTCTGAGCGACCCGAAGCCTCGGCTGAAGTCATCCTTGAATTTTTATCGAGGCTATAA
- a CDS encoding pyridoxamine 5'-phosphate oxidase family protein — protein sequence MKTITTLDELKDLYGEPGAPSLVKEVNHITPHYRALVEASPFVAIATSGPEGLDCSPRGDAPGFVRVHDENTLMLPDRRGNNRTDSLRNIIRDSRVAVLFLIPGSGSILRANGRAQIATDPDLLESFISNGKTPRSVIVVTVETIYFQCAKAIVRSDMWNPDKYIESDALPTAGEILSELSNGSVGGEEYDRTWLDRAKKTMW from the coding sequence ATGAAGACCATCACCACACTAGACGAACTCAAGGACCTTTACGGAGAGCCGGGAGCACCCTCCCTCGTAAAGGAGGTCAATCATATCACCCCCCACTACCGTGCGCTGGTCGAGGCCTCCCCCTTCGTGGCAATAGCAACCAGCGGACCCGAGGGGCTTGATTGCTCCCCCCGAGGAGATGCGCCCGGTTTTGTGCGTGTCCATGACGAGAATACGCTCATGCTCCCTGACCGGCGTGGCAACAACCGAACAGACTCGCTGCGCAATATCATCCGAGATTCACGCGTGGCGGTTCTTTTTTTGATACCCGGATCCGGCAGTATTCTCAGGGCAAATGGCCGCGCACAAATCGCCACGGACCCCGATCTTCTTGAATCTTTCATATCGAACGGAAAAACGCCGCGTTCCGTGATTGTCGTAACGGTCGAAACAATTTATTTCCAGTGCGCCAAAGCCATCGTGCGCTCGGATATGTGGAATCCCGATAAGTACATTGAGTCGGACGCCTTGCCCACCGCAGGCGAAATTCTTTCCGAGTTGAGCAATGGCTCCGTTGGCGGCGAAGAGTATGACCGTACCTGGCTTGATAGGGCCAAGAAAACCATGTGGTAA
- a CDS encoding CoA transferase produces MSKPLEGIRVLDLTQYLAGPQATLFLAGLGAEVIRINNPARPDPVAESPPYAGSKGVSFQKQSDDDIGIAYLKRARNKKSVTLNIKEPQGRELFMRLVEESDILVENFGPGVANRLGIDYPALKKRRPDLIYCAISGYGATGPDADLKGYDAVIQAAAGLMNLTGFPDGPPTKAGSALGDSLGGTFAFGGIMTALFHRERTGEGQFIDISMADCIFSLVFDEPMDCYEELGLPERMGNRIMRLSPFNSYAAIGGWLVIATGTDAHWHDLLRAIGRDDLLAEARYADMTSRLKHNEEIDEIIGAWTREREVDEAVRLLREGGVICGPVRNIQDILTWPHLKERGMVGELPHPLLGQVSGVHAPGFPIKFEKSPGGYEHPAPLIGEHNEDIFGGLLGIDAESRDRLKKDGVI; encoded by the coding sequence ATGTCTAAACCACTCGAAGGCATCCGGGTCCTCGACCTGACGCAATATCTTGCCGGCCCTCAAGCCACGCTTTTTCTCGCTGGCCTGGGGGCCGAAGTTATTCGCATCAACAATCCGGCCCGGCCCGATCCGGTGGCGGAGAGCCCTCCCTACGCTGGCTCGAAGGGCGTTTCCTTTCAAAAACAGTCCGACGACGACATCGGGATCGCCTATCTCAAGCGCGCCCGCAACAAAAAATCCGTCACCTTGAACATCAAGGAGCCGCAAGGCCGGGAGTTGTTTATGCGACTCGTGGAAGAGTCCGACATCCTGGTCGAGAATTTTGGGCCCGGTGTGGCTAACCGGCTTGGAATTGATTATCCGGCGTTGAAAAAAAGGCGGCCTGATCTTATCTATTGTGCGATTTCGGGCTACGGCGCTACCGGCCCTGATGCTGATCTCAAAGGATACGATGCCGTGATTCAGGCGGCGGCCGGTTTAATGAATCTCACCGGCTTTCCGGACGGCCCACCGACTAAAGCGGGATCGGCCCTGGGCGATAGTCTGGGTGGCACATTCGCCTTCGGCGGCATCATGACCGCCCTTTTTCATCGCGAGCGAACTGGGGAGGGGCAGTTTATAGATATCTCGATGGCCGACTGCATCTTTTCGCTGGTGTTCGATGAGCCGATGGATTGCTATGAGGAACTCGGTCTACCCGAGCGGATGGGCAACCGAATTATGCGTCTGTCGCCGTTCAACTCCTATGCCGCGATAGGGGGCTGGCTAGTTATCGCGACGGGCACCGATGCCCACTGGCACGATCTTCTTCGCGCCATCGGACGCGACGATTTATTGGCGGAGGCCCGTTACGCAGATATGACCAGTCGCCTGAAGCATAACGAGGAGATTGACGAAATCATCGGTGCATGGACGAGGGAGCGCGAGGTAGACGAGGCGGTTCGTCTTTTGAGGGAAGGCGGTGTCATCTGCGGGCCGGTGCGAAATATCCAGGATATTCTCACCTGGCCGCATCTTAAAGAGCGCGGAATGGTAGGTGAGCTTCCGCATCCCTTGCTTGGCCAAGTGTCAGGGGTGCATGCGCCAGGATTTCCAATAAAGTTTGAAAAGTCCCCTGGTGGCTACGAGCACCCCGCCCCTTTAATTGGAGAGCACAACGAGGACATTTTCGGTGGCCTGCTGGGAATTGATGCCGAGAGCAGAGATCGGTTGAAAAAGGATGGGGTCATCTAG
- a CDS encoding tetratricopeptide repeat protein: MRFSSKMIYVFFLATLIPVLASCGDSQVPVVSRSLTRAKKLNDQLVELIRKKNYRKALPIAEKVLALREKSLKPESPRVIESIDSLAAIYVATRRYKKAEELYVRRLAILKKTSDPEHLDVAATLYKMAPAYRRQGKFAKAAKFLKQARVIYEKNLGPDHMFIVQTIKRQANLYQSIGMWQQAAPFMKEARAMKARLAKQQTKKSG; the protein is encoded by the coding sequence ATGCGATTTTCATCGAAAATGATTTATGTTTTTTTTCTTGCGACCTTGATTCCGGTTCTTGCTTCCTGCGGAGACAGCCAAGTCCCCGTTGTGAGCAGATCTCTGACTAGGGCGAAAAAATTAAACGATCAATTGGTAGAGCTAATACGTAAAAAAAATTACAGAAAAGCGCTTCCGATTGCCGAGAAGGTGCTCGCGCTCCGCGAAAAATCGCTCAAGCCTGAAAGTCCCCGCGTGATTGAAAGCATAGATAGTTTAGCTGCTATCTACGTGGCTACGCGTCGCTACAAAAAAGCCGAGGAATTGTATGTCAGAAGGCTGGCAATTCTCAAAAAAACATCTGATCCCGAGCATCTTGATGTCGCCGCCACGCTTTACAAGATGGCGCCCGCCTACCGAAGACAGGGAAAGTTTGCCAAGGCCGCCAAGTTTCTCAAGCAAGCGCGTGTCATTTACGAAAAGAACCTCGGCCCAGATCATATGTTCATCGTCCAGACCATCAAGCGCCAGGCAAACCTTTATCAATCGATCGGCATGTGGCAGCAGGCCGCCCCATTTATGAAAGAGGCCCGCGCCATGAAGGCCAGGCTTGCCAAGCAGCAGACCAAAAAATCGGGCTAA
- a CDS encoding MarR family transcriptional regulator, giving the protein MGSRYEGAKGETRALSALINLVRAGESVMGRLNGQFSGLAITQSQFSTLDALYHLGPLSQRELGEKIYKTSGNVTMVVDNLERAGMVRRRRSETDRRRVAVSLTGKGRKTIRELLPRRVAAIRDEMAGLTAAEQDELRRLCKKLGRRDSR; this is encoded by the coding sequence ATGGGTAGCCGCTATGAGGGGGCAAAGGGGGAGACGCGTGCGCTGAGCGCGTTGATTAACCTTGTGCGCGCGGGCGAGTCGGTGATGGGTCGTTTGAATGGCCAGTTCTCCGGACTCGCCATCACCCAGAGCCAGTTCAGCACCCTGGACGCGCTTTATCACCTGGGGCCGCTTTCTCAGCGCGAACTGGGCGAGAAGATTTACAAAACTAGCGGAAACGTCACCATGGTGGTGGACAATCTTGAGCGGGCGGGAATGGTCCGCCGGAGGCGGAGTGAGACTGATCGCCGCCGGGTGGCGGTCAGTCTTACGGGTAAGGGAAGAAAAACGATACGCGAGCTTTTGCCCAGACGGGTGGCCGCAATACGAGATGAGATGGCCGGGCTCACTGCTGCCGAGCAAGATGAGCTTCGCCGGTTGTGCAAAAAGCTGGGACGGCGCGATAGCCGATAG
- a CDS encoding pentapeptide repeat-containing protein: MGRLYQMILRLLPREARRLYKRPTETAPGVAPSVLEPSQIEMSEILEAHAEWVESGTEKGSRAELGGCNLAGADLAGAFLKRAALPGANLREANLKKTDFQGAELSGADLGGADLGGAWLMGVDLKGADLTGANLEGAMLRAGKLEGACLKGACLARANLQGAHLDNADLTGANLEGANLTRATLEGARGYEPSLPDSS; this comes from the coding sequence ATGGGTCGCCTTTATCAGATGATTCTTCGTTTGTTGCCTCGCGAGGCGAGAAGGCTTTATAAGAGACCTACGGAAACAGCTCCTGGTGTCGCTCCTTCAGTACTCGAACCTTCCCAAATTGAGATGAGCGAAATTCTGGAGGCCCATGCCGAATGGGTTGAGAGCGGAACCGAGAAGGGGAGCCGTGCCGAGCTTGGCGGTTGTAATCTGGCAGGGGCCGATCTTGCGGGCGCATTTTTAAAGCGAGCGGCACTCCCAGGCGCGAATCTTCGGGAAGCGAATCTTAAAAAAACTGATTTTCAGGGCGCAGAACTCTCGGGTGCGGACCTTGGCGGCGCGGACCTTGGAGGCGCCTGGCTGATGGGCGTGGATCTCAAAGGTGCGGATCTCACAGGCGCAAATCTTGAGGGGGCGATGCTTAGGGCGGGAAAGCTTGAGGGGGCATGCCTAAAGGGCGCGTGTCTTGCCAGGGCCAACCTACAGGGTGCGCATCTGGACAATGCAGATTTGACTGGGGCCAACCTTGAGGGCGCCAATCTAACCCGCGCCACACTTGAGGGGGCGAGGGGATATGAACCTTCGCTTCCCGATTCTTCCTGA
- a CDS encoding pentapeptide repeat-containing protein, translated as MNRIFKWFFPEKPNAKATNGPGKVGPPPPSPFGGSPPALPMAPPSAGALPEDELARRIEAHSKWLDSGGREGVKADLKGAPLRFSNLFMARLERADLSCADLRNANVQWANLSGADLSGANLADADLFQSNFSGSNLHSISAKGASFFMADLQGTNLGDADLRGADMKGSKLQGADLRGADFTDAQMEGAEMGDIPPSDEKAQPPSEEKA; from the coding sequence ATGAACAGAATTTTTAAATGGTTTTTTCCGGAAAAACCGAATGCAAAGGCCACCAATGGACCTGGTAAGGTGGGGCCGCCCCCGCCGAGCCCGTTTGGCGGCTCGCCGCCGGCGCTACCCATGGCGCCGCCGAGCGCTGGAGCGCTCCCCGAGGACGAACTTGCCCGCCGTATCGAGGCGCATTCGAAATGGCTCGACTCTGGCGGCAGGGAGGGTGTAAAGGCAGATTTAAAGGGAGCGCCCCTTCGATTTTCAAATTTATTCATGGCCCGTCTTGAGCGCGCCGATCTTTCCTGTGCCGATCTTCGAAATGCCAACGTCCAATGGGCGAACCTGAGCGGCGCAGATCTCTCTGGTGCGAATCTTGCCGATGCCGATTTGTTTCAGTCGAATTTCAGTGGTTCCAATCTTCATTCAATATCTGCAAAGGGGGCGAGTTTTTTCATGGCTGACCTTCAAGGGACCAATCTTGGGGATGCCGATCTTCGCGGGGCGGACATGAAAGGCAGCAAACTCCAGGGAGCCGATCTGAGAGGTGCCGATTTCACAGATGCGCAAATGGAAGGGGCGGAAATGGGTGATATCCCTCCTTCTGACGAAAAGGCTCAGCCTCCAAGTGAAGAGAAGGCATGA
- a CDS encoding alpha/beta fold hydrolase, which translates to MPVAKALGGVELRYEITGEGPPLLLVSGTGHDRTFWSGQLPFFERGFRCVVFDNRGVGDSSAPPPGYSLADMADDAVAILDAAGIEKAHVTGFSMGGHISQELCLRHPERVLSLGLHHTWARNCARLGDFQATRKRIAERGDMETLAEFSLLGLYSHAYYDAHADEMKEKCKWLASHSGPQQGWVGQLEATLHGDTLDRLQQIKVPSLVTASKLDLIIETHHAEEIHSRIEGSRMIVMEGSGHVALIETPEKFARLCLDFLQEIIRPN; encoded by the coding sequence ATGCCTGTCGCAAAAGCGCTGGGGGGCGTCGAACTTCGCTATGAAATCACCGGCGAGGGTCCCCCGCTTCTTCTTGTTAGCGGCACCGGCCACGACCGAACCTTCTGGTCGGGACAACTTCCTTTCTTTGAGCGCGGATTTCGTTGTGTGGTTTTCGATAATCGTGGTGTCGGGGACAGCAGCGCGCCACCCCCGGGGTACAGCCTGGCTGATATGGCGGACGACGCTGTGGCCATTCTGGATGCGGCGGGGATTGAGAAAGCGCACGTAACGGGTTTTTCCATGGGTGGCCACATCTCACAAGAGCTTTGCCTTCGCCATCCGGAGCGCGTTTTAAGCCTCGGGCTTCATCACACTTGGGCCAGAAACTGCGCCCGGCTGGGTGATTTCCAAGCGACCCGAAAACGGATTGCCGAGCGCGGCGACATGGAAACCCTTGCCGAGTTCAGCCTGCTAGGCCTCTATTCGCATGCCTACTACGATGCACATGCCGATGAGATGAAAGAAAAATGTAAGTGGTTGGCGAGTCATTCGGGGCCCCAACAGGGTTGGGTCGGCCAGCTTGAGGCCACGCTTCATGGAGACACCCTTGATCGGCTCCAGCAGATTAAAGTGCCCTCCCTGGTGACTGCCTCAAAACTTGATCTTATAATTGAGACGCACCATGCCGAGGAGATTCATTCACGAATCGAGGGCTCGCGCATGATCGTCATGGAAGGCTCGGGCCATGTCGCCCTCATTGAAACCCCTGAGAAATTTGCCCGGCTTTGTCTTGATTTTCTGCAAGAAATCATTCGGCCAAATTAA
- a CDS encoding response regulator, giving the protein MATGDKTPSVIFAAREEFMIRIVRDLLRGCDIKTVGTNTVVKEAVADIRAHAKKWDIFLLDGNFDEAFDTVEEMRNEFGPHIKILLLMSTPTKEDVVRAHQVGVNDFVVLPCSQVDFEGKLYKLMGKEVAPKQQSKTAVVYRKV; this is encoded by the coding sequence ATGGCGACGGGAGATAAGACCCCGAGTGTAATATTCGCGGCCAGAGAAGAATTTATGATTCGCATCGTTCGTGATCTTCTGCGTGGATGCGACATCAAGACGGTCGGAACCAACACTGTTGTTAAGGAAGCCGTTGCCGATATTCGAGCCCATGCGAAAAAGTGGGACATTTTCCTTCTCGATGGAAATTTTGATGAGGCTTTCGATACTGTTGAGGAAATGCGCAACGAATTCGGGCCGCACATCAAGATTCTTCTTCTGATGTCCACACCCACCAAGGAGGACGTTGTCCGGGCTCACCAGGTCGGCGTTAACGATTTTGTCGTTCTGCCCTGCTCGCAGGTCGATTTCGAAGGCAAGCTATACAAACTAATGGGCAAAGAAGTTGCTCCTAAACAACAATCGAAAACCGCCGTTGTTTATCGCAAAGTATAG